Proteins found in one Salvia splendens isolate huo1 chromosome 10, SspV2, whole genome shotgun sequence genomic segment:
- the LOC121751875 gene encoding uncharacterized protein LOC121751875, protein MDENEFRQLLELFPIVRSPDYCAGSEFSSQLSGPAPSLELKERQDGCSTEDNTEAFWGKLKAAAEKKVGAADAEIFCKAFQQVYKKLVYEELTTDAAKRIMNSRTS, encoded by the exons ATGGACGAGAATGAATTCCGGCAGCTCCTCGAGCTCTTCCCAATCGTCCGATCTCCCGATTATTGC GCTGGTTCGGAATTTTCAAGCCAATTATCTGGACCTGCTCCAAGTTTGGAG TTGAAGGAACGGCAAGATGGATGTAGTACTGAGGATAATACAG AAGCATTTTGGGGAAAACTAAAGGCGGCTGCTGAGAAGAAG GTGGGTGCAGCTGATGCAGAAATATTTTGCAAGGCATTTCAACAAGTTTATAAGAAACTA GTTTATGAAGAATTAACAACAGATGCTGCTAAGAGAATAATGAATTCAAGGACTTCCTGA
- the LOC121751874 gene encoding hydroxymethylglutaryl-CoA lyase, mitochondrial-like isoform X1 codes for MVGPIWSYKLCHFRNRFLNCCRVLLLCLIGSLWNWRRRYLATSVHLVTAAITCTTMSSLEEPLGLDKLPALSNIDQVYRFSSGACRPVPEDMGMGNCWIEGRSCSSSNSCKEDFGEYEKDHVTWRRHKRNLFQRTSSLGRGSVACRNMTENDTGESKYKLFKCVPKYVKIVEVGPRDGLQNEKTVVPTSVKVKLIHKLVASGLAVVEATSFVSPKWVPQLADAKDVMEAIQNLEGVRLPVLTPNLKGFEAAVAAGAKEVAVFASASESFSKSNINCSIEESLVRYLAVTSAAKKLSIPVRGYVSCVVGCPVEGYISPSKVAYVAKELHNMGCFEISLGDTVGVATPGTVLPMLDAVMAVVPVEKLAVHFHDTYGQSLPNILLSLQMGISTVDSSVSGLGGCPYAKGASGNVATEDVVYMLNGLGVKTNVDMGKLLSAGEYISQFLGRPSGSKTAIAISRRDSRECS; via the exons ATGGTTGGACCTATTTGGAGTTATAAGCTTTGCCATTTCCGGAATAGATTTCTGAACTGTTGCAGAGTTTTGTTGCTTTGTTTGATTGGTAGTTTATGGAATTGGCGCAGGCGTTACCTGGCCACATCTGTTCATCTTG TTACTGCTGCAATCACTTGTACAACAATGTCAAGTTTGGAGGAGCCTCTTGGTCTTGACAAGCTCCCAGCTTTGAGCAACATTGACCAAGTTTATAGGTTCTCATCCGGTGCATGCAGGCCTGTCCCAGAAGATATGGGAATGGGAAACTGCTGGATTGAAGGGAGAAGTTGCAGCTCATCTAATAGCTGCAA GGAAGATTTTGGAGAGTATGAAAAAGACCATGTTACGTGGAGAAGACATAAAAGAAACTTGTTCCAGAGGACTTCAAGTCTAGGTAGAGGTTCGGTGGCCTGTAGAAACATGACTGAAAATGACACCGGGGAATCAAAATATAAG CTTTTCAAGTGTGTGCCGAAATATGTGAAGATAGTCGAAGTTGGCCCCAGGGACGGGCTACAAAATGAGAAAACAGTTGTCCCAACATCTGTCAAAGTCAAATTGATCCACAAATTGGTTGCGTCTGGATTGGCTGTTGTTGAGGCTACAAGTTTTGTTTCACCCAAGTGGGTACCTCAG CTGGCAGATGCAAAGGATGTGATGGAAGCAATTCAGAATTTGGAAGGAGTTAGATTGCCTGTTCTGACTCCCAATCTTAAG GGCTTTGAAGCTGCTGTTGCTGCGGGTGCAAAAGAAGTCGCTGTATTTGCATCAGCTTCTGAGTCATTCTCAAAATCAAATATTAATTGCAGTATTGAAGAGAGCTTGGTTCGCTATCTTGCTGTAACTTCTGCTGCCAAAAAACTTTCGATTCCTGTGCGCGG GTATGTGTCTTGTGTTGTTGGCTGCCCAGTAGAAGGATATATCTCACCTTCAAAAGTTGCATATGTAGCAAAGGAACTTCATAACATGGGCTGTTTTGAGATATCTCTTGGAGATACAGTTGGAGTTGCGACACCAG GTACTGTACTTCCTATGCTAGACGCTGTGATGGCTGTTGTGCCGGTCGAGAAGCTTGCTGTTCATTTCCACGACACATATGGACAGTCTCTACCTAATATTCTGTTATCCCTCCAA ATGGGAATTAGCACAGTGGATTCATCTGTTTCGGGTCTGGGAGGATGCCCCTATGCCAAGGGAGCTTCGGGAAATGTTGCGACTGAGGATGTGGTGTACATGCTTAACGGTCTTGGTGTGAAGACCAATGTTGACATGGGGAAGCTCTTGTCAGCAGGCGAGTATATCAGCCAGTTTTTAGGGCGTCCATCGGGCTCCAAGACAGCGATTGCCATCAGCCGCAGAGATTCGAGAGAGTGCAGCTGA
- the LOC121751874 gene encoding hydroxymethylglutaryl-CoA lyase, mitochondrial-like isoform X2: protein MSSLEEPLGLDKLPALSNIDQVYRFSSGACRPVPEDMGMGNCWIEGRSCSSSNSCKEDFGEYEKDHVTWRRHKRNLFQRTSSLGRGSVACRNMTENDTGESKYKLFKCVPKYVKIVEVGPRDGLQNEKTVVPTSVKVKLIHKLVASGLAVVEATSFVSPKWVPQLADAKDVMEAIQNLEGVRLPVLTPNLKGFEAAVAAGAKEVAVFASASESFSKSNINCSIEESLVRYLAVTSAAKKLSIPVRGYVSCVVGCPVEGYISPSKVAYVAKELHNMGCFEISLGDTVGVATPGTVLPMLDAVMAVVPVEKLAVHFHDTYGQSLPNILLSLQMGISTVDSSVSGLGGCPYAKGASGNVATEDVVYMLNGLGVKTNVDMGKLLSAGEYISQFLGRPSGSKTAIAISRRDSRECS, encoded by the exons ATGTCAAGTTTGGAGGAGCCTCTTGGTCTTGACAAGCTCCCAGCTTTGAGCAACATTGACCAAGTTTATAGGTTCTCATCCGGTGCATGCAGGCCTGTCCCAGAAGATATGGGAATGGGAAACTGCTGGATTGAAGGGAGAAGTTGCAGCTCATCTAATAGCTGCAA GGAAGATTTTGGAGAGTATGAAAAAGACCATGTTACGTGGAGAAGACATAAAAGAAACTTGTTCCAGAGGACTTCAAGTCTAGGTAGAGGTTCGGTGGCCTGTAGAAACATGACTGAAAATGACACCGGGGAATCAAAATATAAG CTTTTCAAGTGTGTGCCGAAATATGTGAAGATAGTCGAAGTTGGCCCCAGGGACGGGCTACAAAATGAGAAAACAGTTGTCCCAACATCTGTCAAAGTCAAATTGATCCACAAATTGGTTGCGTCTGGATTGGCTGTTGTTGAGGCTACAAGTTTTGTTTCACCCAAGTGGGTACCTCAG CTGGCAGATGCAAAGGATGTGATGGAAGCAATTCAGAATTTGGAAGGAGTTAGATTGCCTGTTCTGACTCCCAATCTTAAG GGCTTTGAAGCTGCTGTTGCTGCGGGTGCAAAAGAAGTCGCTGTATTTGCATCAGCTTCTGAGTCATTCTCAAAATCAAATATTAATTGCAGTATTGAAGAGAGCTTGGTTCGCTATCTTGCTGTAACTTCTGCTGCCAAAAAACTTTCGATTCCTGTGCGCGG GTATGTGTCTTGTGTTGTTGGCTGCCCAGTAGAAGGATATATCTCACCTTCAAAAGTTGCATATGTAGCAAAGGAACTTCATAACATGGGCTGTTTTGAGATATCTCTTGGAGATACAGTTGGAGTTGCGACACCAG GTACTGTACTTCCTATGCTAGACGCTGTGATGGCTGTTGTGCCGGTCGAGAAGCTTGCTGTTCATTTCCACGACACATATGGACAGTCTCTACCTAATATTCTGTTATCCCTCCAA ATGGGAATTAGCACAGTGGATTCATCTGTTTCGGGTCTGGGAGGATGCCCCTATGCCAAGGGAGCTTCGGGAAATGTTGCGACTGAGGATGTGGTGTACATGCTTAACGGTCTTGGTGTGAAGACCAATGTTGACATGGGGAAGCTCTTGTCAGCAGGCGAGTATATCAGCCAGTTTTTAGGGCGTCCATCGGGCTCCAAGACAGCGATTGCCATCAGCCGCAGAGATTCGAGAGAGTGCAGCTGA